In Podospora pseudocomata strain CBS 415.72m chromosome 4, whole genome shotgun sequence, the genomic stretch CGTCCTGGCTCGCAGGGAGGAACCGAGATGCAGGGGGTCTACCACTTGGGCTTCGCAGGCCGACCCTGACTTGTATCTCGACGGATGATTGGCTAGCCTCCGTTGCCAGacgcgggggaggggaacagCACCACGCCGTGACAAGGAATACACAAGAAATGATGCTGGTCAATCACTGTTGGGATGAATATTTTGGACGAGGATTGGCGCTAACGCAGGTACCCCTCCGTTGGTTATCGCTTGTCCAACCCCTTGCCCCCGAAGGAGCATTCTCGCTTTCCTGATTGGATCATGTCGCCGCCGTTGCACGCCTCCACTGGGAGAGTGCAGCCATGAAACAGCTCACCAACCACCGATGGGAGGACTCAAACCCAAGTCCTGAATGAAACACGGAGTTCTTGGGCTTAGAAGAAAAGACGCATGCACGCCATTGCGGGAGCAAAGCATGGTGGCGCTTAGCTTAGCAAGCCACCAgatgtcaacatcatcagTGAGGCTATTCCGACCTGGGAGTTTGTTCTCTTCATCAAATTCAGATTGCCCATCATTAATGACACTCCACCAGCACGGCAATGCACGGCGGAACCCCTCCGGGACTTGCATATGAACCATGGATTCCGCATATACAATGGACCTCAAACAGAGACAAACGGCAGCTAGATGCCACCTCTCCCAGCGACATGCAATGCTGCGCTGATGCAGTATAGCATTCGGCTCTCATACAGCTGCCCTCACTACCAACCTTTAAAGCCATAGCCGCGCGCTTCACCGGAACCACAAGTAAAACATCCACGCAAGTCACAAAAACAGCCCACTTCAGCCCGgttcagtcatcaaacaAGTCACAAACACGAGAGCTGGGTCATTCCATGTCCACGTCGTACTTCCACTACCCAGTCGGAAAATATCATTGTCTTTTAAAATGTTTGTGTCTACTGTGTATAGCCACATATCTGACCTCCTCCTAGCAGAACTCTAAGCCACACAATGGCATACTCCCAGAGGCCTCACCTCGGTCTACGAAACCAATGAAGCCAACGTTATCATTTGAATTCCCACATGATCTCCAGCATGAACATCCTCACCGAGAATCCACCCATTCTCCGGCCCGTTCCCGCCTCCACACGGTCCGAGCCCGAGAGACCCAACCGGACGGTAGACCACACCACCGACCCAGtcacccaaccaccatcccaaccaGCTCctattcctcctcctcaatagcctcccccatcccaaactccctctccaccgcccccgcaaATGCCGCCCTCAACTCCATCTGCTCCGTCTCCGTCAACCCCTCCTTACTCCCCCTCCGTCGCCTCGCGctctcccccgtctccctcagcctcacctccccattctcctccaccacctcataACTCCGCCACTCAGTATTCCCCCACCCCGTCCCCCGCCCAtaatcaaccccctcaaaatcctcgGTCAAAAAGTGCAAAAAACCCCCATGCGTCATAGCAACAATATtaacctccccttcccccgcataatccctccccaaatcccTAAAccactccctcgccctcctcgcccgttCAAACAACTTTCTCGGCTCCGGAGCGTACTCACTCCCCGGACCTTTATCATTCCACCCCTCTTTTACCAAtcccaaatccaccaccttaTCATCAGGAAACTCGTCCAGTAGTTTTGCAGGTTCGGAGCCCGTGTCGcatggaaagggggagacCTCCTGTATATCAGGCAAGGCAATAACCCTCGGTTTACCAGGCGCGATATCCGGGTTGAAAGACAACAAACAAGTGTAAATCGTGCGACGTAACGGGGAGGCCACCAGATGCGTAATCTTGTCGTGATACGGAAAAGATTGATACAATTCCTCACACTGCCGCTTGCCAAGGTCTGTCAAGTCCGGGTCGGGGAGCGCGTGGTTTTCCTGGCAGAGGTTGTGGTAACCCTGCGCGTGGCGGACAAGGTGGACGTAGGTTGGCattttcccttcccttttTTTATCCAATCTTCGGGGGAAAAAAAGTTGAGATGAACAGTCGAGGTGAAGAGATGGGGATGAAagttgagatgagatgagagtATATGGTGGGTGTGAGCTCAGACTGAACAAACCGACTCAGCTTACAGCCAATGTTATTCAGAAAAGCAGACAAATTGAACCCAAACTTTAAAAAAGATGGAATGAAAATATAAATCAAGACTTTGTCCGCTATATATCCGCGCCAGCTTCCTTGGTGACTCAGAAACCGGATCTCTCACCCACTCACAACCCCACCTCCGCTTTATGCCAATCCCCCGGACCGGTGACGGAATCACTGCTTCTGGAGCCCCCGCCATTGTCGGATCCGACCTACGTGTAGTACCAATGACACCCGCGCTCACACGTGGCATGGTGCCTCGACTCTGACGGATCTGTTCCACGGACAGCTTTGATAGGGTGCAACTAGTTCTCATCCACATTATTACGTCAGCGCTTCACCCATTTAACTATGTAGCCGACATGGGACACTTCAGAGGTCACTCGCAACAGAGAAACAAAACCATCTAAGTACTCAAATGTCGGTTTTCACACCTCATTACTCATAGTTAAAGCTATCTATGTATCATGGTCCCTTCTCCCCGCCTGCCAACCGATCCGCTACATCTCATAGTCATATCCTGTCTCACAAATCAATCAAGCTCTCTTCTACTACTGGCTGCTTAGGCGCATGCTGAGGAGCGGCCGGGAAAGACTCTTGGTTGTAGCCCGGATACGTCTGACCGGGCTGATGTTGCCAAACAGGCGGAAGCGCAGTTTGCTGAGCAGCCGGATGCTGCCAGTatggttgctgtggttggggcggtggagcttgatgttgctgctgtggctgcgATGGCTGAGCAGGAGCCGAGGCGGGAGTCTGTGGGAGTGAGGGCTGGTATGAAGAATGCATCGGCTGGGCCAAGTTGGGATACGGCGACGCTGCCGGATCAGGGGCAGAAGGAGCGGGCTGTTgcccttgttgttgtggctgctgtGAATTGAAATAGAAGGAAGCATGTGGGTCGGCCGTAGGGGTGGTACCAACAGAGTCTCCCGTGCTGGGTGCAGCGAGCTGAGCTTGAGGTGCCTGTTGCTGCGCAACCTCGGTGGGATAGCTAGGCTGCTGAGCATATTGTGACGGGGGCGCAGACGGTGCTGCTGCCCAGCTTCCCGTCCTTTGCGGCACTTGCTGTGGGGCATATTGGCTATTGGGAGGTATTGCTACCGATTCTCGTCTGTCGTAGGGAGGAGCGTactgggttggaggttgaggtgttGGCTGTGGGTAAGAGGGATGGCCCACCGGCCTCCCGTACTCTTGCGGCTGTTGTTCGCCAGTATAAAAGTGCTCGGCTGGCCCAACCGAGGCTGAGACGCTCCCTGGAAGGGACGGGTATGGTCCCGCGGGCTGACGGGGTGGGGGAAGACTGTAGCCACCAATGCTGTGTTGGCTGTAGGTTTTGGATAGGCGCTCCTCAAGCATACGGTCGTAGTACCGCACCACGGTCGAAAGCTTGGCATGTAAGTCAAGCAGAGTGTCTGTGGTGGGTTAGCAGGGGGCACTTGGGATGGATCGGGATACTTGACATACCATGCTTGCTCATAGTTTCTCCATAAGTTCGGGCTAGCTTTGGCCGGAGTGTACCGATGCTGTCGTACAGCTCCTGAATCTGTGGTTCTCGGAGAATGGTTCCCGGCGGTTGCGTCTGCAATCGGTCAACCAGCGTGGCAAACAAGTTGATATTCT encodes the following:
- a CDS encoding hypothetical protein (COG:G; EggNog:ENOG503P254) translates to MPTYVHLVRHAQGYHNLCQENHALPDPDLTDLGKRQCEELYQSFPYHDKITHLVASPLRRTIYTCLLSFNPDIAPGKPRVIALPDIQEVSPFPCDTGSEPAKLLDEFPDDKVVDLGLVKEGWNDKGPGSEYAPEPRKLFERARRAREWFRDLGRDYAGEGEVNIVAMTHGGFLHFLTEDFEGVDYGRGTGWGNTEWRSYEVVEENGEVRLRETGESARRRRGSKEGLTETEQMELRAAFAGAVEREFGMGEAIEEEE